Genomic window (Melioribacteraceae bacterium):
ATTTTAAGTATGTGAGAAGTATTTCCTCTTCGGACTCCAATGCCGCGGAAAAACTTGGCTTGGCACCCTCTAATTTTTACCGTATGTGTAAAGAATTGGGATTAAAATAACTGCGAGATGTAAAAAGCAAGAGGTTAGAAGTAAGTGTCATGTTTCGATAAACTCAACATGACACTAATAATCTGTAAATCCACTCCGTCATGCTGAGTCCGTTAGCTAACGGATCGAAGCATGACAATTAATTCATTTCATCAAAACCAGCTTTTTTGTTTCTGAGAAATTACCGCAACTCATTTTGTAAAAATAAATCCCGCTCGGCAAATTGGCTCCATTAAAAACCACTTCATAATTACCCGGGGCTTTTTCTTCGTTCACAAGTGTTGCAATTTCGCTGCCTAGCACATCGTAAATTTTTAACAAAACAATTGGAGACGCGCTATAGCGCGTCTCTACAAAGGGGATTGAATATTTAATTGTTGTCGTTGGATTAAACGGATTAGGATAGTTTTGGGAAAGAGAAAACGATTCTGGGATTAGGAGAGAACTTATATCTCCTTTTCTGAATAGTTGAGTATGTGTTTTTAAATATAAATAACCATAGGCGTCAAAAAATAATTTTTCAATTTTGAAATCATCAAGACCTTCATTCACATTTATCCATTCGTTTGAATCATTATCAAGTTTATAAACGCCACGTTTAGAAAACTTTTCATTATCGTAGAATCCTACATAAACTTGATCATTTCTTATGGCTATATTAGTTAATCCATCAGTCTGCCAGATAATACTCCAATCCCACAGCTCATAATTTGCCTTGTAAACACCCGTCGAAGCAGCTATGTAAATATTTTTATTTCTATCAATAGCCCAATCAAGCATGTAAATTTCCGAATTATCAAATGGATTAGTTTTTTTAATCCAAGTCAGTGCATTATCTGATGAAAATTCAAATCTATCGTTCAGTATTAAGTTATCTGAGACTAATAACATATCACCGGCATAACGTTCTAATGTTGTCCAGCTTAATCCAAGGTTGGTAGTTAAATTAGTCCAATAATTATTGGAGTAATAATTATACCAATTTATGTAGATACCGTTATTATTATGATTATAAAAAATACTTTCTATTTCAGATCCATATGATTTATGATAATTCATGGAATTCCACGTGTGCCCATAATCCTTTGAGTAAAATAAATCCCTACCATCGAAACCATGTGATTCACCATAAGATATAATTTCGTTATTTGGGGTGATGAATAAAAAACTACCTTTCCATTCATTATTCATAAACACCCAGTTCTTACCTCCGTTTGTTGATCGATAGTGAGCATACTCTGTGGAAGCAATGAGCCCGCCATTTGGGTCGAAAAAAACCTTAGTCAACGGAGAAGTTGTTGGAAATATTATCTTTGTCCATAACACGATGCTATCGTTTTGGGCATTCAAGTTTGAAATAATTGCACTCAGTAGTAATACTGAATAAAGAATAGTTTTCATTGTTAACCCTTATATTAAAAACCTGACTTGGAATTTGTAAAACTAAATCCACCCCGTCATGCTAAGTCCGTTAGCTAACGGATCGAAGCATGACAATTAATTCATTTCATCAAAACCAGCTTTTTTGTTTCTGAGAAATTACCGCAACTCATTTTGTAAAAATAAATCCCGCTCGGCAAATTGGCTCCATTAAAAACCACTTCATAATTACCCGGGGCTTTTTCTTCGTTCACAAGTGTGGCAATTTCTCTGCCCAGCACATCGTAAATTTTTAACAAAACAATTGGAGACGCGCCATAGCGCGTCTCTACAATGGGAATGGAATATTTAATTGTTGTCGTTGGATTAAAAGGATTGGGGTAGTTTTGGGAAAGAGAATATTTTGTTGGCAATTCAATATCTTGTTCAACTCCAACAATATAATTTGTTAAAATTTCACCATAAATCTTTCCATTAAAAATATAACCTGACAAGTTACTAGCAAAGCCTCCGTAACCATGTCTTGATCGCCGCCAATTATATGTTGTAAATCCTATACTATCCATTACGGTATGTGCTGAGTAATCGTCACCGATCCTAAAGGATTTTTGGCCATTTGTACTTGTAAAATCAAAAAAGCTGAAATTAAAATTCATTGAGGGAGAAAATATACTAGGATCAGGGTTGCGAATTGTAACATTACTATTTTCTTGTCTTATGTAGCAAGTATCAACAGTAGAAAACAAGAATGAATTTTGATCAGCCCGACGTCTAATTATAACTAACGCATAATTTTTATTATCATCTAATTTTACTGTGTCAATTACCTCCCATATAGCTTGAATTCCCTCTAATCGTTCAGTTTCGCTTTGAGAGTACCAATATTTGTAAAACCACTTGTTTCCAATTTCTAAAGGAAACTTTCCGATTGTTTCATTGCCTGTAATTTCAAAAATAGCTGAAATAAAAGAGACAGTAGAATCATCAACACTTGATAGTTTTATACGACAATTTTTTGAAGGTGTATTTGGTACTATCCAATTAAAGTCGATATATAATTGCTTATTAGAATCAGCTTTAATTTGATTGTCAACTAAAAACCATTTTGTCCCTCCATCTATTGAATAATCCATTTTTATCTTTTCAACATTTGTAGATAGAATTTTTATTGGGAAAGTACTTCCAGTGGCCAATATTCTATATGCAAGAGAAGTTGATGTATATAATCTAGGCGGCCATTTAATTCTGAATTCGTCTGAAAAGGCATAAATATGAGGAGATTTGGGATCCCAGATATTTACTTGAGTGGTTACATCAAAGGATTCATCTGGTAGCATTTCTATAAATCTACTTGAGTCAGTTACTATATAAGTAAGTGCCCCAGGATAGGTAAACTTTAAGTACAATCTTCCTGGTTCATAATTGGAATCCCAGGTAATTTTGATTGGTAAATTATTCCTATAAACCTCCCCCGCCTTTGGCGATGTTATTGAAATTTTCCTTGTATCCTGTATAATAGAAAAAAGAGAATCACTTATATCCTGATATCCCTTTGCGAGTTCGGAAATTTTAATCAAACACTTTTCGGAGCTAGGTATGTTAGGAATTTGCCATAAAAACTTTTCTGTTTCAATTTTCACAGAGTCTGAAATTAAGTTCCATGTATTACCTTGATCAGTTGAGTATTCTAATTTTGCATAATGCCCCTCCAAATTTAAATAACCCCATCGGATCTCATATTGATAATTTGAATAAAGAGTTTCGCCTCTGTTAGGTGATATTATTTTTAAATTGATTGTTGTATCTTTCTTATAAATTCCATTGGCAGTTGTAATCCAAATGTTGTTCATGTCCACAGCTTCAAATATTTCAAGATAGCTACTTCCTGCAGG
Coding sequences:
- a CDS encoding T9SS type A sorting domain-containing protein; translated protein: MLDWAIDRNKNIYIAASTGVYKANYELWDWSIIWQTDGLTNIAIRNDQVYVGFYDNEKFSKRGVYKLDNDSNEWINVNEGLDDFKIEKLFFDAYGYLYLKTHTQLFRKGDISSLLIPESFSLSQNYPNPFNPTTTIKYSIPFVETRYSASPIVLLKIYDVLGSEIATLVNEEKAPGNYEVVFNGANLPSGIYFYKMSCGNFSETKKLVLMK
- a CDS encoding T9SS type A sorting domain-containing protein encodes the protein MNFNFSFFDFTSTNGQKSFRIGDDYSAHTVMDSIGFTTYNWRRSRHGYGGFASNLSGYIFNGKIYGEILTNYIVGVEQDIELPTKYSLSQNYPNPFNPTTTIKYSIPIVETRYGASPIVLLKIYDVLGREIATLVNEEKAPGNYEVVFNGANLPSGIYFYKMSCGNFSETKKLVLMK